One genomic segment of Methanothermococcus okinawensis IH1 includes these proteins:
- a CDS encoding transposase translates to MQFHIEQPYIGGKKSLDKELKELTSLLGDTYLCLNDSKWLVMDSTPIIDEEDEDSEVGYNSKGRFVGFKLHLSCDEHLVPLRAEFTKANIHDVTVSESLLSPVKYGSADSAYDCKNLKLTAWQVHGVMLGTGQSKKIR, encoded by the coding sequence ATGCAGTTCCACATAGAACAACCATATATAGGTGGAAAAAAATCGTTAGACAAAGAATTAAAGGAACTAACTTCCTTATTGGGTGATACTTACTTATGTTTGAATGATTCTAAATGGCTTGTAATGGATTCTACGCCTATAATCGATGAGGAAGATGAGGATAGTGAGGTAGGATATAATAGCAAGGGAAGGTTTGTAGGATTTAAATTACACTTATCCTGTGATGAACACTTAGTGCCATTAAGGGCAGAATTTACTAAAGCCAATATTCATGATGTAACTGTTTCTGAAAGTTTATTATCTCCTGTAAAATATGGTAGTGCAGATTCTGCCTATGATTGTAAGAATTTAAAACTAACAGCATGGCAAGTTCATGGTGTTATGTTAGGAACTGGACAATCCAAGAAGATTAGGTAA
- a CDS encoding FeoA family protein encodes MYPIAFAREGEKVIVREIDGGHGVVGKLTDMGLNIGSEAIVVRNQNTGPLVVSIKGSNIALGRGLAMKILVNGE; translated from the coding sequence ATGTATCCTATTGCATTTGCAAGAGAAGGAGAGAAAGTAATAGTAAGAGAAATAGACGGAGGACATGGGGTTGTTGGAAAATTAACAGATATGGGGTTGAATATTGGAAGTGAGGCTATTGTTGTCAGAAATCAAAATACTGGTCCATTGGTAGTTTCTATTAAAGGTTCTAATATTGCCCTTGGAAGAGGTCTTGCAATGAAAATCTTGGTGAATGGCGAATAA
- a CDS encoding nucleoside-diphosphate kinase, which translates to MKEKTFVMLKPDAVQRKLIGRIIQRFEDKGFDILNMKMMKISRELAEKHYEEHKGKDYYEKLVNFMSSGRVVAMVIEGENAISVVRKMIGKTNPLEADVGTIRGDFAYSTPDNVIHASDSKESAEREINLFFGQ; encoded by the coding sequence ATGAAAGAAAAGACTTTTGTTATGTTAAAACCTGATGCAGTCCAGAGAAAACTCATAGGAAGGATTATTCAGAGGTTTGAAGATAAAGGGTTTGACATATTGAACATGAAGATGATGAAAATTTCGCGGGAGCTCGCAGAGAAGCACTATGAGGAACATAAAGGTAAAGACTACTATGAAAAACTTGTAAATTTTATGAGTTCAGGTAGAGTTGTAGCAATGGTAATTGAGGGAGAAAATGCTATTTCTGTTGTTAGAAAAATGATTGGAAAAACAAATCCTTTGGAAGCAGATGTTGGAACTATAAGAGGGGATTTTGCATATTCTACACCAGACAATGTAATACATGCATCAGATTCAAAAGAGAGTGCAGAAAGAGAAATAAATCTGTTTTTTGGACAATAA
- a CDS encoding deoxyhypusine synthase has protein sequence MTEPKDIILKESEDIKGLNVEGPWLEDDISLTNIITDYYEKIGFQATHLGKAVKIWKKIEQIRNKGKDEMTVFMGYTSNIVSSGLREIVAYLAKHKKMDVIVTTAGGIEEDFIKCLKPFIIGDWDLKGAYLRERGINRIGNILVPNDRYVEFEKYMMEFFERLDKKQKEEHKIISASEFCYEMGKFMDEKLEDDVKEKSILYWAYKNEIPIFCPAITDGSIGDMIYFYKLENKSNLKIDIAEDIVKLNNMAVYAKKTACIVLGGSLPKHSIINANLFREGTDYAIYITTAVPWDGSLSGAPPEEGVSWGKIQTKADYVEVWADATIVFPMIVYSVFK, from the coding sequence ATGACAGAACCAAAAGATATTATTTTAAAAGAGAGCGAAGATATTAAGGGCTTAAATGTTGAAGGTCCATGGCTGGAAGATGATATATCTTTAACCAATATTATAACCGATTATTATGAAAAAATAGGATTCCAAGCTACGCATCTTGGAAAAGCTGTTAAGATATGGAAGAAAATAGAACAGATAAGAAATAAGGGAAAAGACGAAATGACTGTATTCATGGGATATACCTCCAATATAGTATCTTCTGGGTTAAGAGAGATTGTAGCCTATCTTGCAAAGCATAAAAAAATGGATGTGATAGTAACAACGGCTGGAGGTATAGAGGAGGATTTTATAAAATGCTTAAAACCATTTATAATTGGTGATTGGGATTTAAAGGGGGCTTATTTAAGAGAAAGAGGGATTAATAGGATTGGAAATATTCTTGTTCCAAATGATAGGTATGTGGAGTTTGAAAAATACATGATGGAATTTTTTGAGAGGTTGGATAAAAAACAGAAAGAAGAACATAAAATCATATCTGCGAGTGAATTTTGTTATGAAATGGGTAAATTTATGGACGAAAAGCTTGAAGATGATGTAAAAGAGAAATCCATATTATATTGGGCTTATAAAAACGAAATACCTATCTTTTGTCCTGCTATAACCGATGGCTCGATTGGAGATATGATTTACTTTTATAAACTTGAAAATAAATCTAATCTAAAAATAGATATTGCAGAAGATATTGTTAAACTTAACAACATGGCAGTATATGCTAAAAAAACGGCATGTATTGTATTAGGAGGTTCCCTACCAAAGCATAGTATAATAAATGCAAATTTATTCAGAGAAGGGACTGATTATGCTATATATATAACCACGGCTGTTCCATGGGATGGTTCCCTTAGCGGAGCTCCGCCAGAAGAAGGGGTATCATGGGGTAAAATTCAGACAAAAGCAGATTATGTCGAAGTCTGGGCAGATGCTACAATAGTATTTCCAATGATTGTTTATAGCGTGTTTAAGTAA
- the tgtA gene encoding tRNA guanosine(15) transglycosylase TgtA translates to MFEIKHRDGMGRIGKLKINGKIVETPTIMPVVHPNPKKQTVSIDKIRELADVIITNSYITYSNPELRTIAEERGIHNLIGFDKVIVTDSGSFQLSVYGDVAVKPLEIVEFQEKIGVDVGTILDIPTAPYVNREQAEKELGETIKRAKESIELKEKNNYKLLLNGTIQGSTYMDLRRKSAEIMGKLNFDIYPIGAVVPLMENYDYKTVVDIIINSKMFLPTNKPVHLFGCGHPMMFALSVALGCDLFDSAAYALYAKDGRYLTEDGTIHLEDLKDLDNFPCSCPVCSKYSPKELYNMNKKDRTRLLAEHNLYITFEEINRIKNAIKEGNLWELVEERCRCHPKLLEAYRRALTYNDFIERFDPITKKSAFFYNGYESMFRPEVLRHKKRLNRIKFDKIFITTVSKDIKRPYSEHINNMHSDVDILIKDDVFGLVPLNIDTVYPLSQNEIPELYDYEKLHNKKFVEEFLEQFRNNENNNDKIMDIHTYNYYTSYYNSNHNKNKIDRDALRIDRMLQYQYGFKILDDELLQNIIIKRSKKTGRIRNVLIDVNGKKEVLFTLRANDNLLIPAKEGAKLLHKKIPFPNYRVVVDKSVQEFARDGKSVYAKFVIDCDRELRPYEEVLVVNEDDELLAYGTTILNGQELMEFDYGVAVNVRGGLQ, encoded by the coding sequence ATGTTTGAGATAAAACACAGAGATGGCATGGGAAGGATAGGAAAATTAAAAATAAATGGAAAAATAGTAGAAACACCAACAATAATGCCTGTTGTTCATCCAAACCCTAAAAAACAAACCGTCTCAATAGACAAAATTAGAGAGCTCGCAGATGTAATTATTACAAATTCTTATATCACATATTCAAATCCCGAGTTAAGAACAATTGCCGAAGAAAGGGGCATCCACAATTTAATAGGATTTGATAAAGTCATAGTAACGGATAGTGGTTCTTTTCAACTCAGCGTTTATGGTGATGTGGCAGTAAAACCATTGGAAATAGTAGAATTCCAAGAAAAAATAGGCGTGGATGTTGGAACAATATTGGATATTCCAACAGCACCCTATGTAAATAGAGAGCAGGCAGAAAAAGAATTGGGAGAAACTATAAAAAGAGCAAAGGAATCAATAGAATTAAAAGAAAAAAACAACTATAAATTACTTTTAAACGGCACAATTCAAGGCTCTACATATATGGATTTAAGGAGGAAAAGTGCAGAAATTATGGGAAAATTAAACTTCGACATATATCCAATTGGTGCTGTTGTGCCTCTTATGGAAAATTACGATTATAAAACTGTTGTAGATATAATAATAAATTCAAAAATGTTCCTTCCAACAAATAAACCAGTTCATCTCTTTGGATGTGGTCATCCTATGATGTTTGCCCTTTCTGTTGCGTTGGGATGTGATTTGTTCGATAGTGCGGCTTATGCACTGTATGCAAAGGACGGCAGGTATTTAACAGAGGATGGCACTATTCATTTGGAAGATTTAAAAGATTTAGATAATTTTCCATGCTCATGTCCTGTTTGTAGTAAATACTCTCCAAAGGAACTTTATAATATGAATAAAAAAGATAGAACAAGATTATTGGCTGAACACAATCTATATATTACTTTTGAAGAGATTAACAGAATTAAAAATGCCATTAAAGAAGGCAATTTATGGGAGCTCGTAGAGGAGAGATGTAGATGTCATCCAAAATTATTGGAGGCATACAGAAGGGCATTAACATATAACGATTTTATTGAAAGATTTGACCCAATCACAAAGAAATCTGCATTTTTCTACAACGGATATGAGAGTATGTTTAGACCCGAGGTATTGAGGCATAAAAAGAGGCTTAATAGAATAAAATTTGATAAAATATTTATTACTACTGTATCAAAGGATATTAAAAGACCTTACAGTGAGCATATAAACAATATGCACAGCGATGTAGATATTCTTATAAAGGATGATGTATTTGGATTGGTGCCTTTAAATATAGATACAGTATATCCCTTATCCCAAAATGAAATCCCCGAGCTCTATGATTATGAAAAATTGCATAATAAAAAATTTGTAGAAGAGTTTTTAGAGCAATTCCGCAACAATGAGAATAACAATGATAAAATAATGGATATACATACTTATAATTATTATACAAGCTATTATAACTCCAACCATAATAAAAATAAGATAGATAGAGATGCTTTAAGAATAGATAGAATGCTTCAATATCAATATGGTTTTAAAATACTCGATGATGAGCTCCTACAAAATATTATTATAAAGCGAAGTAAAAAAACTGGAAGAATAAGAAATGTGTTAATCGATGTAAATGGTAAAAAAGAGGTTCTATTTACATTAAGGGCAAATGATAATCTTCTCATACCTGCAAAAGAGGGGGCAAAACTTCTCCATAAAAAAATACCGTTCCCAAATTACAGGGTAGTTGTAGATAAATCTGTTCAAGAGTTTGCAAGGGATGGAAAATCCGTATATGCAAAGTTTGTAATTGACTGCGATAGGGAGCTCCGACCTTATGAAGAGGTGCTTGTTGTGAATGAAGATGACGAGCTCCTTGCGTATGGCACTACCATATTGAATGGACAGGAGCTCATGGAGTTTGACTATGGTGTTGCAGTCAATGTAAGGGGAGGTTTGCAATAA
- a CDS encoding FeoA domain-containing protein codes for MSEFQLIDAKKGDVLKIVRIDGGESVKSELKDKGIVENSIVEVVSKGLEDKEGEPLMVEVDGREMVLPRGIAKKIKVGDKSLSDLKVGDEGVVTDLSELNKNSIGALKMIGVSKDVNIKLKGHGDDKSYLFKIDNKDVELGTGQAAKIMVDKNGKAYQAISCKEEGVICGYMGGTSFLNKLKEKIGDEDIIGKKIVLVSEKPCTYESTGEGEFMVLKIDDKEVSIGKGKAEKIWVELSV; via the coding sequence ATGTCTGAATTTCAATTAATAGATGCTAAGAAAGGAGATGTTTTAAAAATCGTAAGAATAGACGGTGGAGAATCCGTTAAAAGTGAGTTAAAAGACAAAGGCATAGTAGAAAACAGTATTGTTGAGGTTGTATCAAAAGGTTTAGAAGATAAAGAGGGAGAACCTTTAATGGTTGAAGTAGATGGTAGAGAAATGGTGCTTCCAAGGGGTATAGCTAAAAAAATAAAGGTTGGTGATAAATCTTTATCAGATTTAAAAGTTGGAGATGAAGGGGTTGTTACAGATTTAAGCGAATTAAACAAAAATTCAATAGGAGCTCTTAAAATGATAGGAGTAAGTAAGGATGTAAATATTAAGTTAAAGGGTCATGGAGATGATAAATCCTATTTATTTAAAATCGACAACAAAGATGTTGAATTAGGAACAGGACAAGCTGCAAAGATTATGGTGGATAAAAATGGAAAAGCTTATCAAGCTATATCATGTAAAGAAGAAGGAGTTATATGCGGATATATGGGAGGAACCAGCTTTTTGAATAAATTAAAAGAAAAAATTGGAGATGAGGACATTATAGGCAAAAAAATAGTATTGGTTTCTGAAAAACCTTGCACGTATGAATCTACTGGTGAAGGCGAGTTTATGGTTTTAAAAATAGATGATAAAGAAGTATCTATTGGAAAAGGCAAAGCAGAAAAAATCTGGGTTGAATTATCTGTTTAA
- a CDS encoding METTL5 family protein, translated as MKKRHLEIILDNLKPHPNPKSHLEQYTIGGNLASEILFFAKEDILNNFVIDLGCGTGKLAVGAKILGAKKVLGVDIDRETVKFAEKNVKEITYSDIFNKLNLNIDLDDFIDNTIFLQEDVKNIDKSLINKYKPDERSKNIIIQNPPFGSQKKYADRIFLNKALEIGDIVYTIHNTSTREFIINYIKEKERIITNIFQAKFRIPQIYSFHKKKYMMIPVDIYRIE; from the coding sequence ATAAAAAAGAGACATCTGGAAATAATATTAGATAATTTAAAACCTCATCCAAACCCAAAATCCCATTTAGAACAATATACAATAGGAGGTAATCTTGCCAGTGAAATACTGTTCTTTGCAAAAGAGGATATTTTAAACAATTTTGTGATAGATTTAGGATGTGGAACTGGAAAATTGGCTGTTGGGGCAAAAATACTTGGGGCTAAAAAGGTTTTAGGGGTTGATATTGACAGAGAAACGGTGAAATTTGCAGAAAAAAATGTAAAGGAAATTACTTATAGTGATATATTTAATAAACTCAATTTAAATATAGATTTGGATGATTTTATCGATAATACCATATTTTTACAGGAAGATGTTAAAAATATTGATAAAAGCCTTATAAATAAATATAAACCAGACGAAAGATCGAAAAACATAATTATTCAAAACCCTCCATTTGGTTCCCAAAAAAAATATGCCGATAGGATATTTCTAAATAAGGCTTTGGAAATAGGAGATATAGTATATACAATACATAATACATCAACAAGGGAATTTATAATAAATTATATAAAAGAAAAAGAAAGAATAATCACAAATATATTTCAGGCAAAATTTAGAATACCTCAAATATATAGCTTCCATAAAAAGAAGTATATGATGATTCCCGTCGATATATACAGAATTGAATAA
- the feoB gene encoding ferrous iron transport protein B yields the protein MQYEIALIGNPNTGKSTVFNALTGLKQHIGNWPGVTVEKKEGEFKYGGFKYKVVDLPGVYGLTARSVDEQVARDYIINEKPNVVVDIVDASNIERNLYLTFQLLEIGANVVIALNKMDLAKEMGYNIDVKRLEELLGVPVVPMIASKEQGIEELKKTIDKSIGKKPSEVIYSNFEPYILRLINILSKDNGLKDKYNLKYLAIKSLENDDYVIEIIKNSSVYSEFKEELSDILNELNKKYEDVNSAIADERYRIISNIVNDATTKKAGALTTTKMLDEVFTHKYLGIPILITFLWMAFQFTFNVSAPYSDMIDTFFGWLGDFVSSYFTGWVASLLGDGIIAGLGSVLVFLPPIICMFLAFSFLEDSGYMARAAFVMDKVMNKFGLHGKSVIPLVMGFGCNVPAIMATRTLEDEKDRILTILVNPLMSCSARLPVYVIIAGAFFAANAGSVVTSMYVLGVVLALIMAYLFRKLIFKGKPSHFIMELPPYNKPNWKNILGNTWERSSKFLTKAGTIIFGGVVLVWLLSVFGPAGYLGAGALDNEALLAKSWVALLGHSLAPIFSPMGWDWKAVVALFFGFIAKEVVVGTFGMLYGVGEDDVALQSAIAHSGAFDPVTAYAFMAFVLIYIPCVATIGVIKQEIGWKWALFTVGYGLILAYIVALGITVIGHLIFYFK from the coding sequence ATGCAATATGAAATAGCACTGATTGGAAATCCAAATACTGGAAAATCCACAGTTTTTAATGCCCTAACTGGATTAAAACAGCACATTGGAAATTGGCCAGGTGTTACAGTTGAAAAAAAGGAAGGGGAGTTTAAATATGGTGGATTTAAATATAAAGTTGTAGATTTACCTGGAGTTTATGGTTTAACTGCAAGGTCTGTGGATGAACAGGTTGCACGAGATTACATAATAAATGAAAAACCAAATGTTGTAGTCGATATAGTAGATGCCTCCAATATTGAGAGAAACCTATATCTAACCTTCCAATTGCTTGAAATTGGTGCAAATGTTGTTATTGCACTAAATAAAATGGACCTTGCAAAAGAAATGGGATATAACATTGATGTTAAAAGGCTTGAAGAATTGCTTGGAGTTCCAGTAGTTCCTATGATAGCCTCAAAGGAGCAAGGTATTGAAGAATTAAAAAAGACCATTGATAAATCAATTGGAAAAAAACCATCAGAAGTAATTTATTCAAATTTTGAGCCCTATATACTGCGATTAATAAATATTTTAAGTAAGGATAACGGATTAAAGGATAAATATAATCTAAAATATCTTGCAATAAAGTCATTAGAAAATGACGATTATGTTATTGAAATAATCAAAAACAGTAGTGTATATAGTGAGTTTAAAGAGGAATTAAGCGATATATTGAATGAACTAAATAAAAAGTATGAAGATGTGAATAGTGCAATAGCCGATGAAAGATATAGAATTATATCAAATATCGTAAATGACGCTACAACAAAAAAAGCCGGAGCATTAACTACAACCAAGATGCTCGACGAAGTATTCACCCATAAATACCTTGGAATACCCATATTGATAACTTTTCTGTGGATGGCATTCCAATTTACATTCAATGTTTCTGCACCATATTCGGATATGATTGATACATTCTTTGGATGGCTTGGTGATTTTGTTAGTAGTTATTTCACGGGATGGGTAGCATCGTTACTTGGAGATGGAATTATAGCAGGTCTTGGTAGTGTTCTTGTATTTTTACCACCAATAATATGTATGTTCTTGGCATTCTCATTTCTCGAAGACAGCGGATATATGGCAAGAGCTGCATTTGTTATGGATAAGGTAATGAATAAATTTGGATTACATGGTAAATCTGTAATTCCTCTTGTTATGGGCTTTGGATGTAATGTTCCAGCAATAATGGCAACTCGAACCCTTGAAGATGAAAAAGATAGAATATTAACTATACTTGTAAATCCTTTAATGTCTTGTAGTGCAAGGTTGCCCGTGTATGTTATTATTGCAGGGGCCTTTTTTGCAGCTAATGCTGGTTCTGTGGTTACAAGCATGTATGTGTTAGGGGTGGTTTTAGCATTGATTATGGCATATCTATTTAGAAAGCTTATATTCAAAGGAAAGCCGTCTCATTTTATTATGGAGCTCCCACCATACAACAAACCTAACTGGAAAAATATACTTGGAAATACATGGGAACGGTCAAGTAAATTCTTAACAAAGGCAGGAACCATCATATTTGGAGGGGTTGTTTTAGTATGGCTATTGTCAGTATTTGGACCAGCAGGATATTTGGGTGCAGGAGCTTTAGATAATGAGGCTTTATTGGCAAAATCTTGGGTGGCATTATTGGGTCATTCATTGGCACCAATATTTAGCCCAATGGGATGGGATTGGAAAGCTGTTGTGGCTTTGTTCTTTGGATTTATAGCAAAAGAAGTTGTAGTTGGAACATTTGGTATGTTGTATGGTGTAGGTGAAGATGATGTGGCATTACAGAGTGCAATTGCTCATTCAGGAGCTTTTGACCCAGTAACAGCATATGCATTTATGGCATTTGTTTTAATATATATACCATGTGTGGCTACAATTGGTGTTATAAAACAGGAAATCGGATGGAAATGGGCATTATTCACTGTTGGTTATGGGTTAATATTGGCTTATATTGTAGCTCTTGGTATTACAGTGATTGGACATTTAATATTTTATTTTAAATGA
- the mobA gene encoding molybdenum cofactor guanylyltransferase has translation MISAIILSGGNARRMGGEKPFRKLNNNYLIENVANVLIEMNIPFTIVFKHLNNLYYEDIKKQHYMFKKYHQTITWDIINDKGPIVGILSGMRILDTEWIITLPCDMPLINKSSINNLLNYIPIADSEKYDCIIPKHKNGYIEPLFSIYKKSSIKILTELVKKIIIEENKSLPIRRFIDELNPLYIPVDEIDPTKKTFVNVNTQDDLKTIKYKNKEKNYLNKK, from the coding sequence ATGATTTCGGCAATTATACTCTCAGGCGGAAATGCGAGAAGAATGGGTGGAGAAAAACCTTTTAGAAAACTAAACAATAATTATTTAATAGAAAATGTTGCAAATGTGCTTATTGAAATGAATATCCCCTTTACAATTGTATTTAAACATTTAAATAATCTCTATTATGAAGATATAAAAAAACAACATTATATGTTTAAAAAATATCATCAAACGATTACATGGGATATTATAAATGATAAAGGACCGATTGTGGGTATATTATCAGGTATGAGGATATTAGATACAGAATGGATAATAACTTTACCGTGTGATATGCCACTTATAAATAAAAGTTCAATAAACAACTTATTAAATTATATTCCTATTGCAGATTCTGAAAAATATGACTGTATCATACCAAAACACAAAAATGGATACATAGAGCCCTTATTTTCAATATATAAAAAATCGTCAATAAAGATATTAACGGAGCTCGTAAAAAAAATAATCATTGAAGAAAATAAATCTTTACCAATAAGAAGATTTATTGATGAATTAAACCCCTTATATATCCCAGTGGATGAAATAGACCCTACAAAAAAGACTTTTGTAAATGTAAATACTCAGGACGATTTAAAGACTATAAAATATAAGAATAAAGAAAAAAATTACTTAAATAAAAAATGA
- a CDS encoding transposase — protein MNPVEIVITSIDKYLTDKIKQPNRRGPNGYELVLKLRLLVYGVLKGLHYTRELWRHLKKNPDISKELGFDAVPHRTTIYRWKKIVRQRIKGTNFLIG, from the coding sequence ATGAATCCTGTTGAAATAGTTATTACTTCAATAGATAAATACCTTACTGATAAAATCAAGCAACCAAATCGTAGAGGACCTAATGGTTATGAGTTAGTACTTAAGTTGAGATTGTTAGTTTATGGAGTTTTAAAAGGATTACATTACACTAGGGAGTTATGGAGACATTTAAAGAAGAATCCTGACATTTCAAAGGAGTTGGGCTTTGATGCAGTTCCACATAGAACAACCATATATAGGTGGAAAAAAATCGTTAGACAAAGAATTAAAGGAACTAACTTCCTTATTGGGTGA
- a CDS encoding YraN family protein yields MAKRKGSKKETIVAKKLKKSGHKILERNSVKRLNQHKKAEYDIITKRGNKKYSIEVKSGKQILTSTAVEKHIKKSNKIRAKAVFYVSKRVKFTKPAQELAKKNGVKIIRD; encoded by the coding sequence ATGGCAAAAAGAAAAGGAAGTAAAAAGGAAACTATTGTAGCCAAGAAATTAAAAAAATCAGGACATAAAATATTAGAACGAAATTCAGTTAAAAGATTAAACCAGCATAAAAAAGCAGAATATGACATAATAACAAAAAGGGGGAATAAAAAATATTCCATCGAAGTTAAAAGTGGAAAGCAAATCCTGACAAGTACGGCGGTAGAAAAACATATTAAAAAATCAAATAAAATTAGAGCTAAGGCTGTATTTTATGTTAGTAAAAGAGTTAAATTTACAAAACCTGCACAGGAATTAGCTAAAAAAAACGGGGTTAAAATAATAAGAGATTAA
- a CDS encoding FeoA family protein encodes MKKLKLSEVNPGTTVKIKKIDGDIDLKKRLLEMGFTIGTNIHVIKKAPLKDPVEVEVRGYNISLRLKEAENIEVEIIA; translated from the coding sequence GTGAAAAAATTGAAATTGAGTGAAGTAAATCCCGGAACTACTGTAAAAATTAAAAAAATTGATGGAGATATAGATTTAAAAAAGAGACTTTTAGAAATGGGTTTTACTATTGGAACGAACATACATGTTATCAAAAAAGCCCCATTAAAAGACCCTGTTGAAGTGGAAGTTAGAGGTTATAATATATCCCTTAGGTTAAAAGAAGCTGAAAATATTGAGGTAGAAATTATAGCTTAA
- a CDS encoding metal-dependent transcriptional regulator — MVSSNIEDYLEQIYLFIQKNKRPIKTTELAKILNVNPSAITSMAKKLHSEGYVIYEPYVGILLTKKGEDVAKKTIRKHRIIETFLKDYLGVDKNIASEEACKMEHTVSEDTIDKLYNFMNKLRKEKEEQN; from the coding sequence ATGGTTTCCTCAAACATTGAAGATTATTTAGAACAAATTTATTTATTTATCCAAAAAAATAAAAGACCTATAAAAACCACCGAGCTCGCAAAGATATTAAATGTCAATCCATCTGCAATAACCAGTATGGCTAAAAAATTACATTCAGAAGGTTATGTAATTTATGAACCTTATGTTGGTATTTTATTGACTAAAAAAGGAGAAGATGTCGCTAAAAAAACTATAAGAAAACATAGGATTATTGAAACATTTCTAAAAGATTATCTTGGCGTGGATAAAAACATAGCATCAGAGGAAGCTTGTAAAATGGAACACACAGTTTCAGAAGACACCATAGACAAACTATATAATTTCATGAATAAATTAAGAAAAGAAAAGGAAGAGCAAAACTAA